TTCGCCTGAATCTCAAGCGCCCCAATTTCCAGACCGCCACGAATATCGTCGATGCGATCAACCGCAACTTCGGCGCATCGATTGCCGCCACGGAAGATGCTACCTCCGTCGAAATCGCCATACCCGGCAACGCCGGCAGCCGCTCCGCCTTTATCGCACACCTGAATCGCATCCAGATCGAACCAGGCAACGACACGCCGAAGGTCATCTTCAACGCACGCACCGGCACGGTCGTGATCAGCCAAGGCGTTACCGTGAAACCCACAGTGGTCTCGCACGGCACGCTCAAGGTGACCATCGACGAGAACTTTGCGGTGAGTCAGCCTGAAGCGCTCGGCAACGGCCAGACGATGGTCACACCGCAATCCTCGATCAACGTATCGGAAAGCGGCGCCCACACCTTCCAATGGAAGAACGGCGCCAGCCTGCAGGCCATCGTCGACACCATCAACAGCATCGGCGCCACGCCGGACGACCTGATGGCGATTTTGCAGGGCCTGTCCGAAGCGGGCGCGCTGAACGCCGAACTGGAGGTGATCTGATGAACGTTCTGCCCTTTCAAGGCATACAGAATTCATTTGAACTTGGCGAAACCGGTATTAAGCCGGGCGATGCTGGGTATCGCGAAAAACTGGAGCGGGTAGCGGAGCAATTCGAAGGCATGTTTATCGCGCACTTGCTGAGCGAGATGCGCAAAGCCACCGAACAGATGAATCCGGATAGCGCCAGTGCCAGCCACAAACCGGGCGCCGCGTTGATGGATGAAGCCTATCGACGGGTGGCGGATGACATTGCCAGGCAGCGTGCGTTCGGCATTACCGACAGCATTGTGGCGCAGATGATGCCGAACGACGCCGCGCCCTGCTCCCTCTCCCCTCCGGGGAGAGGGCTGGGGTGAGGGGCGAATCTCGCGAAAAGGTTAGTTCTTTGCAACATTCAAACAGAAAAATTTGCACGCACCAGAAGCGTCCCGCAAGTCCCGCCCCTCACCCTCTCCCCGGAGGGGAGAGGGGACTGGCTTGCGGTGCGACCAAACCACAAGCACCCCCAAGAAACGGATCAAAACCATGAGCATCACCCACATCGGCATGTCCGGCCTGCTCGCCGCCCAGGCTGGCCTGGGCATGTCGGCACGCAACACCGCCAATCTGCTCACCGCCGGCTACTCTCGGCAAGGCGTGCTGCTCACGCCACGCGTGGTCGGTGGTGGCGTGGAAATCGGCGCTTTCATCCGTTTCACCGACAACTTCAAGACGCAGGCGCTGTGGAGCAGCAACGCACCGCTTGGCCAATATGCCGTGGGCGAGTCCTACTACCGCCAATTGGAAGAGGTGATGGGCCTTGGCGCCGGTAGCGTGAAAGCCGGCATCGACGGTTTCTTCGGTGCACTGGACGAAGTCAGTACCGATCCCACCAACAGCGCACTGCGACTGCAGGTGATCTCTGCCGCCGATGCGATGGCCAAGAGCTTCAACAGCCTGCGCCAGGCCATGACGCGCCAGCTCGACACCGCGCGCCAACAAAGCATGGCCACCGCCGATCAAGTCAACATGCTGTCCACCACCATCGCCGATCTCAACCGCCAGATCGAGCAGGCTCACGCCAGCGGCAGCGTGCCGTCGGAGCTGCTCGATCAGCGCGACCTGGCCGTCGACAACCTCTCCAAACTGGTGGACGTGCAAGTGCTGCAACAGCCCAATGGCACGGTGGACGTTTCCATTGCCAACGGACCGCCGCTCGTCGCCGGTGGGCAGGTCGGCAAACTCAATGTGCTGCCCCATACGGATGGCACGTTCTCGCTCGCGCTTGAACTGGCCGGCACCCGCTATCCGCTGGACGGCTCGCGTATCGGCGGCGAACTCGGTGGCCTCGGCAAGTACGTGGAAGATACGCTGCTGCCGCAGATGGATGCCAACAAGCAGCTGGCCGAAGAACTGGCCACGCGCATCAACAACCAGCTCGCCGCCGGTTTCGGCACCCACGGCGAACCGGGCAAGCCGCTGTTCGACTTCAACCCGACCACCGGCACGCTCAGCATCAACCCCGACATCACCCAGGCCGACCTCGGCTTCTCCGCCAACCCCGACGAACCCGGCAACAGCGACAACCTGCTGGCGGTGATCGAACTGCGCAAGGAGCGCATCACGCTGCCCGGTGTGGGCGAAGTGTCGATGGGGGATGCCTACACCATGCTGGTCGGCAAGCTCGGCTCCGCCAGCCAGCTCAACCAGAACGCGCTGGACCGCGCCACCGAAATCCGCAAACAGGCCGAGATGGATTGGCTGGCGGTGAGCGGCATCAGCATGGAAGAGGAAACCGTGAAAATCTCCGAATTCCTCAATATGTACAACGCCAATATGAAGGTGATCTCGGTCGCCAACGAACTGCTCGATTCCACCATCAAGATGCTCTGACGGGAACGTGACGATATGCGTATCACCAACGGCTTTTTCGGCAACACCATGTTGCACTCGCTACAGAAATCCAACGGCAAGGTCGCCGATCTGATGAGCCAGATCAGCAGCGGCTATCGCGTACAACGCCCGTCGGACGATCCCATCGCGGCGGTGCGCCTGCTGCTGCTCGACCGCGACCAGACCATGATCGGCCAGTACCGCAGCAACATCGGCTCGCTGGGTATCCGCATGCAGCAGAACGAACTGCGACTGGACAGCATGCTGCGTTCCGTCCACTCCGCCCACGACCTGATGATCCGCGCCATTGACGGCAGCAACACCCCGGAAGACCTCAACGCCATGGCCGGCAGCCTGCGCACGCTACGCGATAACTTGCTGACCGAAGTCAACGCGACCGACAACGAAGGCAATTATCTTTTCTCTGGCACGAAAACCGACACGCCTGCGATCAGCTACGATCCGGATGCGCCGCTCGGTAGTCGTTACACCTTCACCGGCAACACCGACCAACAACAGGTGGTGATTGGCCAAGGCGTGACGGAAGCGGCCAACGTGACCGCCGACGACATGGCCGATATTTTCAACCAGCTCGACCAGGCCTTGGCCGTGCTGGAAGATCCCAATGTCGACGTCAACGATCCCGCGACCCGCACCATGCTTACCGCGTGCCTGGATGCCATGAACCATGGCATCGGCACACTCAGCACCAAGATCGCCGTGCTCGGCGGCGCGCAAACCACGCTGACCCTGATGGATGAAACTCATGCTGCGATGGCCGTTTCCAACGGCCAGGCGGCGCAGATGCTGGGCGAACTGGATTACGCCGAAGCCTACGATCGGCTCAACAACTATGTGATTGCGGTGCAAGGCAGCTATCAGGTCTACAGCCGCGTGATGCAGCTTTCACCGTTCGACGTGATCTTGCGTTGATCCCGCCATGAATGTGCAGCTGTCCAGCCCTGGGATCGGTCATGGCACATTGACCAGTGCAGGCAAGGCCACACCGATCGATTCGGTTTCGCACAACATCTCGAAAGGCGCATCGGCAAATACCGCCACACAGCGCATCAGCCTTGCGCGGCGTAGCGAATTCGCAGCACGCCAGGAACACATCAACCGTCAGGTGACGCACGCGCAGCGTTCCATCGCATTCCTGGATCAGACGCTAGACAGCTTGCAGGAGTTGAAAGCTTCGCTGAGCAGCAGCGTCGCCCGCCGCGCAACGACCCAGGACACACTCGAAATCAGCCTAGCCCGCGTGCAGGCGCAATGGCAGACCCGCCATGGCGCCACCGGTGGTGCGCTTGGGCCGGATCTGAGTTTCCATGATGACGGCGCAGCGCAGCAAAGCTTTCAAGTGCGCTCGCTGGACATGAAGTCCCTGCAGAACGAACGCGCCGAAATACTCACCGTTTATCCGCGTGGCGCCGGCAAGCCTTCGGTATCGGTGCTGGTCGACGGCCGCCATCGCTCCGATCGCGAATGGGCACGCCGCATGGACCACGCATTAGCAGCCAGCGGCATCAGCGCTCGTATCACCGATGAGCGCGAACTGACCTTCACCGCGCGGGAAAGCCGCTGGATCGAACTACGCGAACAACTGATGATTCAGGGCAATGGCCATCGTTTTCCCGCAGGACGCCCTGCGCGCGCGACTGCCGAAGCAACAACGGTGGCGATTGAGCCGGCAAACTGGCAAACCGGAACGGCTGCCGAGCGTCGCACCACCCTGCGTCAAGTCGTACAAGCTATCGATCATATCCAGATCGTACGCGATGGATTGAATCACGTGTTGAAGCGTGCCGGCACCATCTTGCATAGCGACAGCAATGTCCTGGCATCAAGCGATGCTGCGCAAACCGCTGCCACATTCGACGTTGCACTGACCCAAGCCAACGACTTCCAGCGCTTCAGCACGATCAGCGCCGCATTGCGCGGGCTCAACGGACATCGCGTGCGCACCGTTACAAACGGACTTGCATAGCCGTCGCTAACGGCGGTGCCTGACAACTCTCTCTTCACCTCGACTTCCCATCTATCGGCGTATGAGGGGGACTTCGCCAGCACCGGACCAAAGGGGAATGGAATGATGGGCCATTCATGGAAATCGCTGTTGCAAAATGCAAGTGCGCATGAAGCGAAACCTATGTTCGATTCTCTGCTCGGGCGCAGGATCGCGCCATGCGTGCTCTCACTGCTCATTCTGAATGCGTTGCAAGCCGCGCGGGCACAGGAAGTGGTTGCGGTGAATGGCGAGGACGTAAGAGTCCCGACAGGGGCCTCGTACTCCACCACGGCCAGCGGAATGCCGGGTATCGTGCTGTACGCCTCCGGCACCCATCCGTCGACAGGTTCGCCTAGTACGATCACGGCGACGTCCACCGCCATTTTTACGATAGGCAATGGAGCCTACGGCGTCGATGCTGAAAACGGCGCGCATGTCATGCTCATGGGCGATAACTTGACGGGCCTGTTCGTCATCAGAACCAGTGGCAACAACGCATCGGGCATCCTGGCCACGGGGGCCGGAACCACGGTCGACGCCACCGATGTCAACTTCGCCACGTCCAGTCTGAATGCGCGCGGATTTGACGCCTATGATGGGGCGACGGTGAATGTCAACTATTGCGCGATCGTGGTCAATGCCGGATCAGGCGTCGATTCGGAAGACGTGGGTACCGTCGCCAATATCGCGGGCGGCAGCATCACTGCCAACGGCGTGACAGGCAATGCGATGACCCTGCGCAACGGCGGCACCATCAACGCATCCAGCGTGCTAGCAACCGGCACGGGACAATACTCCACCGCGCTGTCGTCGTATTCGCAAGGCACCGGCATCGTCAACCATGCCACCATCGTCAACAGCATGCTGACCTCGGAGCAGCAAGGTAACGCCATCGATATCTTCGGCGGCACCACCGACGTGACACTGAAAAACACCGATGTCGATGGCGCCACCGGCACGGCGATGGACGTGGAGGATGTCGCCGGCTCGCCCGGCAATGCCACGCTCGATGCCATCGATTCCCGCTTGCTCGGCAATATCAATGTCCAGAACAATCTCTATCCAGCGGGGGGATCGAGCTTCGTCAATGTCGAGCTGAGTGCCGGCAGCGTGCTTCGAGGCTGGGTGAACGATGTCAATGCGCTGACCATCGATGCGAGTAGCCAATGGATGATGACAGCCAACTCCCGCATCAACGGTAATCTCTTGAACGACGGCAGCATCGTCTTCCTGCCCGGCGGGGCATACAAAACATTGACAATCACTGGCTCGTTCTACAGCCCCGGCCCCGGCAGCATCACGCTCAACACCACCCTGGACGCCAGCGAAACCAGCTCGGACAAGATTCTGCTCGACGGACCGGATGCCAACGCGGCGATCGGCGCGCATGCCCTGGTCATCAACGCATCGGGTAACGCTGCCCTCACCCAAGGCAACGGCATTCTTGTGGTACAGGCAGTGGATGGGGCCATCACGTTTCCACGTGCGTTCGTGCTGAACGATCCCGTGGTGCGTGGCCCTTATGAATATGAGCTGTTCCGCGGCACCCTGGACGGCAGCGCGCCGGACAACTGGTATTTGCGCGATGCATTGCCCACGCCATCGCCGAGCCCAACTCCAACTCCAACTCCAACCCCAACCCCAACTCCAACTCCAACTCCAACTCCAACTCCAACTCCAACTCCAACTCCAACTCCAACTCCAACTCCCACCCCGGCCCCAACACCTGCGCCGCCACCTACACCCCTGCCGGAAAGGCCGCTCTATAACCGCGAAGCCTCGCTGAACACAGCACTGCCTTCCGCCATGCTGCAGTTGGGCCGCGCGTTTCTTGGCTCGCTAGACGAACGCGTGGGCATCCAAAACGTCGGTGATGCATCGGCTCCATCCACAGGCCAGACCGATCCTGTCGTGTGGGCGCGCGTGCTTGGAGAAAGCGGCAAACAATCGGGCAGTGGTCTCTCCGGCAATGGTCCATTGTTCGATTACGACCTCGCCGCGGTACAGGTAGGTGCACACCTCTATCGAAACGGTTCCGACGGTGCTCCGCACGACGATGCGGGCGTCTATGGCTCGTTCGGCCATCTGTCCTCACAGGTCATCCATGATGATCTGCTGCTCGGCCCCATGACCGCCGGCACCAATCGCCTCGATGCAGCATCCGTCGATGTCTACTGGACGCATTACGGCAACGACGGAAGCTATCTGGACGCCGTGCTGCAAGGCATCTGGTACGACTTGGCACGCGCCAGCTCCAGCGAGAACGTTGAAAACCTGTCGACTCGCGCAGCGGGGTTGGGTACATCGTTCGAAGGCGGATGGCGCAAATTCGCTTTATCACCCGCTTTGACGTTGCAGCCACAAGCACAGGTGATCTACCAGCATCTACGCATCGACGACAGCAGCAACGATTTCGAAACGGTGCGATTCGGCAACGTCGGCTCACTGGCGGCGCGTATCGGCGTGCAACTTGCCAATGCATCCCCTACCGGTACGCTAGGTGGGCTGAACTGGTGGTTTGACTTGAACGCGTGGCACGAATTTTACGCCGATCCACGCACCACTTATCCCACGGGCAGTGGAGACGTATCTTTCCACTCTGATCTGCAAGGCACGTGGTGGGAATTGCAATGGGGCATGCAAGGGCGCGTGTCGCAGCACGTCAACGTATATGGCACGCTCAATTACGATGCCGGCGGCAATGCCGGACGCAGGGAGACCGGTGCAAATATCGGCATCATGGTGCATTGGTGACATAGGCTTGTGAGCAAGGCCAGAGGCGCGTAATGTGGCCGCCTCGCATCTGATGTGGTTTTGTTTTGCAGCGCGCATAGCGAGACCGCTTCAACCGTCAGTCGTCACTTCCATCCGGACGTGATCGGATACCTCCGTTCACGCCCAAACGCACGCGTGGTAACACGCGGCCCCGGCGCAGACTGACGTCGCTTGAATTCGTTGATCAACACCCATCGCACCACGCGATGCACGGTGTTTTCATCGAAGCCCGCGGCAATGATCTCTGCCTGCGATTGTTCGTCTTCGATGAAACGAGTCAGGATCGCGTCGAGTTCGTCGTAGGGTGGTAGCGAATCCTGGTCGGTCTGGTTGTCGCGCAATTCGGCCGAGGGTGGGCGTTCGATCACGGTTGGCGGAATGATCCAACGGTCCGCTTGCCCGGTTTTGCGCGCCTGCGCCTGATTGCGCCAGCGCGAGAGCCGGTACACCTCGGTTTTGTAGACATCCTTGAGCGGTGCATACGCGCCACACATGTCGCCGTAGAGCGTGGCATAGCCAACCGCCATTTCGCTCTTGTTGCCGGTCGCCAGCAGCAGGCGGCCATGCTTGTTGGACAGGGCCATCAGCATCACGCCGCGCGTGCGCGATTGCAGATTTTCTTCGGTGGTATCGGCTGGCTTACCGCCGAACAAGGGGTTCAGCGCTTCGATGAAAGCGTTATATGTCGGCTCGATGCCAATAACGTGGTACTCCACGCCAAGCCTTTCGGCCTGCTCGCGCGCACCGTCCAGCGACAGTTGCGAGGTGTAGCGCATTGGCATCATCACCGCGGTGACGCGCTCGGGGCCGAGGGCATCCACCGCCAGCGCCAAGGTCAGCGCGGAGTCGATACCACCGGACAAACCCAGCAACACACCACCAAAACCATTCTTGTCAATGTAGTCGCGAACGCCACGCACCAGCGCGGCGTAGAGTGTCGCCTCGCGCGAAGCATCCATGACGGTCGGCCAATCCCGCGCATGCAGGGTACGCGTTTCCGGATCGAAATCAGCCCACAACAAGGCATCAACGAAAGCCGGGGCGCGCGCGGCAATACTGCCATCCGCACTCACTAGCAGGCTACCGCCGTCATAGACAACTTCGTCCTGGCCACCGACGAGGTTGAGATAGATCACAGCGCAGCCGGTTTCCTGTGCACGTGCAGCCAAAACCTCTTCGCGTGCCGACTGCTTGGCGGCATCCCATGGGGACGCATTGATCACCACCATCAGCTCCGCGCCGGCCGCCGCAGCCTTGGCGGCCGGTTCGGCCTGCCAGATGTCTTCGCAAACCAGATAGCCGACACGCACACCATCCACGACAGCCATCGCACTGGTGCGACCAGGGCGGAAATAGCGCTTGTCGTCGAACACGCCATAGTTGGGCAGGATCTGCTTGTGCGTGATCTGCGCGATCTCGCCGCCATGCAGGAACGCGGCCGCGTTGTAGACCTCGCCCTGGCTATGTGGAAAACCGACGATCGCGGCCAGCTCGTTGGTGCTGGCGGCAAGCTCTTGGATGGCATCCTGGCAGGCAGCAAGAAAGCTGGGGCGCAGCAGTAGATCTTCGGGCGGATAGCCGCTGACCGCCAGCTCGGGAAAAACCGCCAGTGATGCACCACCTTCGCGGGCGCGCGCCATCAGCTCGCGGACCTTGGCGGTATTGGCGGCGACAGCGCCGACGGGGAAATCGTATTGGGCCAGCGCCAGGCGAAGAACGGCCATAGGTGTTGCTTATCCAAGTTCGACTGGCACTAGATGATGGTAGTGAATAAGCCTCTACACAAGGGCAGCGGGACGCCTCGATCAGGGTTTCACTATCATCTGGAGTGACGAAATTTTTGGGACCCCGGCGTATACCCCCAACGCGGCCGTTAGCCTCAGAGCTTGGCGTCGAGCTTGATCCAAAGTGTGCGTCCTGGCTCGTTCACGCGAGTCGTATTGACGTAACCGGCTAAGCTCGCAGCGGCTGCATTCACGTGCTCGGCGTATGTCTTGTTGAACAGGTTGTCGATGCCTGCGCTGAGCGTAAAGCGTCGATCGATACGATACGCACCGTTAAACGAAAACACGCCAAAGCCAGCACTAGGTCCCAAATCCTGCCCTACGATGTTGCCCTCGTCATCGGCGACGCGATGCTGTGCGGTGGCCAGGCGCCATAACGCGCCGATGGACCACTGTGTCGCTTCGTACGTCAGGCCCCATCGCGCCTCGAAGGGTGGCATCTGTGGCAGCGGACGGTTTTCGGTGAGGTTCTCACCCCATGCATAGGACACGGTGACGTCAGCCTTCCAATGGCTAGTGAAGTCGTAATTCGCACCAGCCTCGCCACCGGCGATGCGCGCCTGCACATTGCTGGCATAGTCCACACCCATGGACGTCATGGGGTAATGCATCAGAATGAAGTCATTGACTACTCCAGCATAGGCCGACACCCAGGCTTTCACGCGGTCGCCGTGGTATTGCATGCCAATGTCCCACTGCGTGGTGCGTTCGGGTTGGAGCGCACGGAAACTGTCGAGCGTGCCCTCCACGTGCTGACCAAACAGTTCCCAGTAGTCGGGAAAACGCTCGACGTGGCCCATGCCGGCGTAGAACGTTGTAGGCGAGCGGCTCAGGTCGCTCTCGTAGCGCACGAAGCCTGAGGGCAACGTATCGCCCCGATCCGCAGCCGTTTGCGCAGGCATCATGGCCATGGCGTCTACGCCGCTCATGCTTTCCATGTGCTCCATGCCTGCCATGTCTTCTAATGTGTAGCCGCGCGTCTGCACACGGTCCACACGCACCCCCGTTACCAGACGTTGCGACTGCGCGAACGACCAGCGTGTCTCGGCGAATATTCCAATATCCTGCATGCGCGCATCGCGCATGCGCGGCTGGTCTTTGTAATAGCCCATCATGCTTCCCGGCGGACCGCCCGCACGATGGGTGTGCACGCTCACCGAACCATCCACACCTGCCTGCAATTCCAGCGCGTCACCCCAGCGCCAAGTACCCGTCGCACGGCCCCCGGAGGTGCGGCGATCCACGTCTGCCGCCATGGCCATGGGCATCATGCTGGCGGGATCAGGGGTCCGCAGCGTGTAGTTGTCCATCACGTGATCGGCGTAGTTGGTGTACGCCTGCACCTCGAGCTTTTCCCAATGAGTGGTGAGGTGCTCCTGCGTCCATTTGAGCGCCGTGCTTTCGCGCAAGAACTGGACGCCATCCATGCGGCTAAAGGCATACGCGGCATCGCCATTGCCTTTGCCGACCGTCAGCTCGATGCGCGTTTGGTCACTGGGCGTCCAGCCGATGGTGGCGTCGGCGTTCCAGCGATCGTACTGAGAATGGACCCGGTTGCCGTCGCCGTCCTTGTAATCCTGTGAATGCGTGTGGTTGGTACTTATACCGATGTATCCGGTGCTATCGCCCGCGCGCAGATCGAGGTTCTGGTCGCTGCGTCCAGCGGAGCCAAACAGGAGGCTCGCATCACCGCTGAGAGTGGGTTGCGTATAGCGCTCGAAGTTGCGGTCGAACAGCACCACACCCGCGGAATTGCCGGGACCATACAGCACCGTTTCCGGCCCCTTGATAAGGGTGACGCGGTCATACAACTGCGGCGCAATGTAGGCGGTGGGGGGGTCCATGCGCGATGGGCAGCCACCGGCGATCATGCCCCCGTCCACCAGGATATTCAGCCGCGAGCCACTCATGCCGCGCAGCAACGGATCGCCATTGCTGCCACCTTTGCGGATGGTGGAAAACCCGGGAATGCTTTTGAGGAAGTCCGCACCGTCGCTGGCCGGCACCGGCTGGCGTGGCTGCTTAGGATCCGTGACGACGATGAGCGGACTGTCCTGCATGGTGGCGGTAACCACCACCGGCGTCAGCGTATGAGTGTTCTTGTCAGCATTGTCGTCGGCATGTGCCGTGCCTGTGAGAGCCAGTGCCACGGCACATGCCAACGCGCATGGCGATAAGAGGCCAGCGTAAAACGTGGTCATAGTATCTGATCCTTAGGGTGCGGTCGGCCGCCATCTGCCAGATATTCATCGGGCATGGCAGGGCGTATGCACGCAGGCGAACCTAGGGATGCTCTGATCTATTCCACGTACCCGTCACCGCACTGTATGCGCGCAACGCCTCGCCCCAGTGTCTCGACAGACGGCTACAGTCTGCCTTCACCGCTGCGTGCATACAGTGCGGTGACGGGTACGTGGAATAGATCAGAGCATCCCTAGTGCACGATGCACGTATGCGCGCCGACCCGCATGAGTCGGGGAGTAATGTGTTGATCCTGGGAATCGCCGCTCAGGAGACGGCGCGATGCTCAAACGATGCGGGTGGTCCGCGCGCAAGTCTGCGCTGTACTACCGCAGCCGCGATGCGTCGACCAACAGGTTGTACGACAAACACGAACGCCAACGGCATCGACGGCACACAGAGCACCACCGTGTCGCATAACATTGTGCCGTGCGATATGAGCACGCAGTAGCCGCAGGCATCCATCGTGTCACGGTGGCGGTCCCTAGGCGAATGTGGCGTGGTATGAGCGTGCTCGCTGCAGATGCCATCCATGCCCATGGACAAAGCCATGGCGTTGCCAGAAATGATGCGAGAAATGCAAGGTGCGAATACCAGCAGGCACATCGCCAGCATGGCGAGCCAAGCGACTGATTTGTGCTGGGCGCGTCCGCGATGCATGCCAACCCCTACAAAAATTTGCGCCATGATGCCACAAGAATGTGGCTTAGGATTGGATGCTGTGACAAATCGACACGCGAGCACGGCATCTCATCACAACGGAATTCAGCGCCTGGCGATGCGCGCGCGTTGCGGCCTGTTGCGACCACCATCCGTCGCCATGGGCGCGCACGGCAGCCGATTGCATGGTGGCCACGATGAAAAGTCGAGCTAGATCGAATCAGGCGCGATCGGCACCATAACCGCCAGCCACGCCCTTGCTCACATAAGCCACGGCATCGTGCGGATGTAAGCTTTCCTGGTGCTCCAAGCGGACGTGAAAATCGGCGATGCTGTCATCGGCATCCAGTGCGCGCTGAATACGACGCGCGGCGTCTTCACAGAACATGAGGTTGCTGCCGTTGGCCAACGCAAACGCCTGTTCGTCTTCGCGCTTCACCGCGGTTTGCACCGGCGTTCCCAGCGATTGTTCGACACGGTTGAGCAGATCGATCAGGTTCAGCGGCGCACCGTCGACAAAACGCACCAGCAAGCGCGCCACGCTGCGCTGCGCGTGCGGTGTGGCGACGATACCTTTCTCGCTGCCGAGCCAGGCAAACACAGCCGCGTGATCCAGCGGCTTGCCAGCATCGAAATCCCTGGCGAATTGTTCTTGGATCAATTGGCGTGACAACGCGGCTGACGCCGGACAGGTGGAGGAATAGACCACCTCGGTACCCAGCTCGAGACGAAAACCGTCCTCGCACAGGCTAGCCTCGATCGACACCGGATAAGTACGCCAACCGCTGTTGTCACTGCGCAAGGCCGCACGGCGCACGAGTTGATCAAAGCGGATGCTGACGCGGGCGCGATCGGAAAGATCCTTGTGCGATTCGAGAAAAGTGCGCAGCAGGGATTCGAGCATCGCTGCATCGACCGTCTTCGAACTCAGGCATTCATCCACCAGTAGGTAGAGGCGCGACATATGGATGCCACGGCGATCCGGCCGGGTGAGGTTCACAAAGGCACCTACCTGGGCGCTGGAACGCTGCGCATTCCCGTCACCCGCATCGAAGCGTACCGGCACCTCGATGCCGTCCATGCCTACCCAGTCCATCGCGCCAGCTAGATGCGGCTGTGCCTGGGTGGCGACATCAGGCATCAGACGAACGGTGTTTTCATGGGCGTGCATGGGGGTTGACTCCATAAGCCGGCGATCAAGCGCCGTGAGGCCCATATATCTTGGGGCAGCTTCACGCGTCGCAACAAGCTCGGCAAAGAAACGCTGCGTTTACCCGGACAACTGACTCTGCCAACGTCGGGCCGCTTGCCAGGCGCGCAACGTGGGCAGGAAGCCACTGTCCGGCCCGCCCTGCCGCAACACGGCCAGGGGTTCCCCTGTACGCGCGGCCTTGCGCACCAGGCGCTCGCCCTGCCCGGCGTCCAATGCCCGGAACACACTCAATGGTCCTGGCAGGCGCGCTGCATCAGCCCATATCGACTTCAAGTCGTCCAGTTGGGCTTTGATCGCCTGATCCCGCACTTCGCTGCGTTCGCGCAGGTTGGCGCGGCTGAGGTTGAAGCGGGCCAGCCGAGACATCGGCAGTGGCAGGCGGTCGCGCTCGACGTCGTCCTGCAGGCGGCGCAGTGCATAAAGCAGATGGCTCAAGGTCGCTATACAGGCGGCGCGTTCAGGCGAGGCTGCATCGCCATACCACCAGACCGTTTCCAGCTCGGCTAACGCACCATGCAAGGCGGAGGCAGCATGGAGCTGGGCGGCAAAATCCACCGCCGTGCCTTCTTCCAGTTGCGCCATCGCAGCCAGCACCGGGGCCA
The sequence above is a segment of the Dyella sp. M7H15-1 genome. Coding sequences within it:
- the folE2 gene encoding GTP cyclohydrolase FolE2, whose translation is MHAHENTVRLMPDVATQAQPHLAGAMDWVGMDGIEVPVRFDAGDGNAQRSSAQVGAFVNLTRPDRRGIHMSRLYLLVDECLSSKTVDAAMLESLLRTFLESHKDLSDRARVSIRFDQLVRRAALRSDNSGWRTYPVSIEASLCEDGFRLELGTEVVYSSTCPASAALSRQLIQEQFARDFDAGKPLDHAAVFAWLGSEKGIVATPHAQRSVARLLVRFVDGAPLNLIDLLNRVEQSLGTPVQTAVKREDEQAFALANGSNLMFCEDAARRIQRALDADDSIADFHVRLEHQESLHPHDAVAYVSKGVAGGYGADRA
- a CDS encoding DUF2946 domain-containing protein; translation: MAQIFVGVGMHRGRAQHKSVAWLAMLAMCLLVFAPCISRIISGNAMALSMGMDGICSEHAHTTPHSPRDRHRDTMDACGYCVLISHGTMLCDTVVLCVPSMPLAFVFVVQPVGRRIAAAVVQRRLARGPPASFEHRAVS
- a CDS encoding squalene/phytoene synthase family protein, translated to MSEEVVFHGALQSYIDKWLAVQPQQRMALVFVEPSKYPGHVALAALEQELLSAAYGIREPHVAATKLNWWAEELSSAAVSGGRHPLTRVLFDDGRAHVIPQKRWLAPVLAAMAQLEEGTAVDFAAQLHAASALHGALAELETVWWYGDAASPERAACIATLSHLLYALRRLQDDVERDRLPLPMSRLARFNLSRANLRERSEVRDQAIKAQLDDLKSIWADAARLPGPLSVFRALDAGQGERLVRKAARTGEPLAVLRQGGPDSGFLPTLRAWQAARRWQSQLSG
- a CDS encoding NAD+ synthase; the protein is MAVLRLALAQYDFPVGAVAANTAKVRELMARAREGGASLAVFPELAVSGYPPEDLLLRPSFLAACQDAIQELAASTNELAAIVGFPHSQGEVYNAAAFLHGGEIAQITHKQILPNYGVFDDKRYFRPGRTSAMAVVDGVRVGYLVCEDIWQAEPAAKAAAAGAELMVVINASPWDAAKQSAREEVLAARAQETGCAVIYLNLVGGQDEVVYDGGSLLVSADGSIAARAPAFVDALLWADFDPETRTLHARDWPTVMDASREATLYAALVRGVRDYIDKNGFGGVLLGLSGGIDSALTLALAVDALGPERVTAVMMPMRYTSQLSLDGAREQAERLGVEYHVIGIEPTYNAFIEALNPLFGGKPADTTEENLQSRTRGVMLMALSNKHGRLLLATGNKSEMAVGYATLYGDMCGAYAPLKDVYKTEVYRLSRWRNQAQARKTGQADRWIIPPTVIERPPSAELRDNQTDQDSLPPYDELDAILTRFIEDEQSQAEIIAAGFDENTVHRVVRWVLINEFKRRQSAPGPRVTTRAFGRERRYPITSGWK
- a CDS encoding TonB-dependent copper receptor — protein: MTTFYAGLLSPCALACAVALALTGTAHADDNADKNTHTLTPVVVTATMQDSPLIVVTDPKQPRQPVPASDGADFLKSIPGFSTIRKGGSNGDPLLRGMSGSRLNILVDGGMIAGGCPSRMDPPTAYIAPQLYDRVTLIKGPETVLYGPGNSAGVVLFDRNFERYTQPTLSGDASLLFGSAGRSDQNLDLRAGDSTGYIGISTNHTHSQDYKDGDGNRVHSQYDRWNADATIGWTPSDQTRIELTVGKGNGDAAYAFSRMDGVQFLRESTALKWTQEHLTTHWEKLEVQAYTNYADHVMDNYTLRTPDPASMMPMAMAADVDRRTSGGRATGTWRWGDALELQAGVDGSVSVHTHRAGGPPGSMMGYYKDQPRMRDARMQDIGIFAETRWSFAQSQRLVTGVRVDRVQTRGYTLEDMAGMEHMESMSGVDAMAMMPAQTAADRGDTLPSGFVRYESDLSRSPTTFYAGMGHVERFPDYWELFGQHVEGTLDSFRALQPERTTQWDIGMQYHGDRVKAWVSAYAGVVNDFILMHYPMTSMGVDYASNVQARIAGGEAGANYDFTSHWKADVTVSYAWGENLTENRPLPQMPPFEARWGLTYEATQWSIGALWRLATAQHRVADDEGNIVGQDLGPSAGFGVFSFNGAYRIDRRFTLSAGIDNLFNKTYAEHVNAAAASLAGYVNTTRVNEPGRTLWIKLDAKL